One Salarias fasciatus chromosome 9, fSalaFa1.1, whole genome shotgun sequence DNA segment encodes these proteins:
- the xrcc2 gene encoding DNA repair protein XRCC2 produces the protein MNESGAQLLARLEARRSLKDIEPRLFPDGGGPESGEVVELFGTEGTGKTELLYHLLCRCVLPEAAGGLQVDVVFVDTDYSLDMLRLVSVLDGRLNADEEALSSCLSRLLVVHCSSSSQLLLTLHFLETSLSARPGLSLLLIDSISAFYWPDRSAGGASVTKQEETLTKCSELLGRLLRDYRVTVFTSCHPIRRSGAGSSSDWDRPFLCRSWQRLVTHRLLCSRQEAAGGAGEQRRRQVFSVHCNSFKTKTQRSSCFTVTDGGVQFL, from the exons ATGAACGAGAGTGGAGCTCAG CTGTTGGCCCGTCTGGAGGCCCGCCGCAGCCTGAAGGACATCGAGCCTCGCTTGTTTCCGGACGGTGGGGGACCGGAGTCCG GTGAGGTGGTGGAGCTGTTTGGGACGGAGGGCACAG gtaaGACGGAGCTGCTGTACCACCTGCTGTGTCGCTGCGTTCTCCCGGAGGCGGCCGGCGGGCTGCAGGTGGACGTGGTCTTCGTGGACACCGACTACAGTCTGGACATGTTGAGGCTGGTCAGCGTCCTGGACGGTCGTCTGAACGCCG ATGAGGAGGCACTGTCTTCCTGCCTGTCCCGCCTCCTGGTGGTCcactgctcctcatcctcccagTTGCTCCTCACCCTccacttcctggagacgtcccTGTCGGCGCGGCCCGGCCTATCGCTGCTCCTCATCGACAGCATCTCGGCTTTCTATTGGCCGGACCGCTCGGCGGGCGGAGCCAGTGTCACCAAGCAGGAGGAGACGCTCACTAAGTGCTCCGAGCTCCTGGGACGACTCCTCAG ggACTACAGAGTCACCGTCTTCACCTCCTGCCACCCCATCAGGAGGAGTGGCGCCGGCTCGTCCTCGGACTGGGACCGCCCCTTCCTGTGCCGGTCCTGGCAGCGGCTGGTGACCCAccggctgctctgctctcggcAGGAGGCGGCAGGAGGcgccggggagcagaggaggcgCCAAGTCTTCAGTGTTCACTGCAACTCCTTCAAGACCAAAACCCAGAGGAGCTCCTGCTTCACTGTGACGGATGGAGGAGTCCAGTTTCTATGa